Proteins co-encoded in one Bacillus paramycoides genomic window:
- a CDS encoding ATP-binding protein yields the protein MKKHYEPKQILILINQLCMIIFLCYEFSMNNIIGIAKLLPLLFITIMSIYGSYISFINLKNNTLLSQFSSLLLFTSWQFLLTVNDEQIFRMFSTLLSVLILYKIVQFILLFFFQDSIYSYKKEKDWILRVTCLLTLSAYFINDRIFSILFSFQWLISVSCIIFLFLQHYKRIQFVCKSEKKHLLKSTAILIVPFIVYVTLFGKSPEYVNNLGWYIIILFPLFSIHAIAFKNHMSMKQYFPLKKGAITFMFLCIFIFMSALGVLFQFNMITYFIFIHTIIWFVQLYFTLLFQETKNTISNLSTKELKTLPDSSYVHNLLQIVKEEQLKSGFSNYLHDEILQDILAVKNMMNKSSKKEIHDMIVATLDNLSHTIRNEMQEYHPTLLKTLTLKENYLNLLKMIQKKYEMKHVNISFTCNDDLFLVEPYHLVVYRILKELVTNAFKHSNCSQIHLHLTQQNGEIKLIVKDDGKGLTTTEADILNGHKGLHSIKEQLLLLNGEMTISNSTPSGLCITIFIPMKGDDSYKHFINR from the coding sequence ATGAAAAAGCACTATGAACCAAAACAAATTTTAATATTAATTAATCAACTTTGTATGATTATTTTTTTATGCTATGAATTTTCAATGAACAATATTATAGGAATAGCAAAATTACTCCCCTTACTGTTTATAACGATTATGTCTATTTATGGATCATATATTAGTTTTATCAATTTAAAAAACAATACTCTATTATCACAGTTTTCGAGTTTACTACTTTTTACTTCTTGGCAGTTTTTACTTACAGTGAATGATGAACAGATTTTTCGTATGTTCAGTACACTACTGAGTGTCTTGATTCTATATAAAATCGTGCAATTTATACTCCTATTCTTTTTCCAAGATTCTATTTATAGTTATAAAAAAGAAAAGGATTGGATTTTACGAGTTACATGTTTACTAACATTAAGCGCATATTTCATAAACGATAGAATATTTTCCATTCTATTTTCATTTCAATGGCTTATTAGTGTTAGTTGTATTATTTTTCTGTTCCTGCAACATTACAAACGAATACAATTTGTTTGTAAAAGTGAAAAAAAGCATTTACTTAAATCTACTGCAATTCTTATCGTTCCTTTTATCGTATATGTTACGTTATTTGGAAAGAGTCCCGAATACGTAAATAATTTAGGATGGTACATAATAATTTTGTTTCCCCTATTTAGTATTCATGCAATAGCTTTTAAAAATCATATGTCTATGAAACAGTATTTCCCCTTAAAAAAAGGCGCAATCACTTTTATGTTTTTATGCATTTTTATTTTTATGAGTGCACTCGGGGTACTATTTCAATTTAATATGATAACTTATTTCATTTTTATACATACAATTATTTGGTTCGTTCAGCTTTATTTCACATTGTTATTTCAAGAAACAAAAAACACGATCTCAAATTTGAGTACAAAAGAATTAAAAACTTTACCCGACAGTTCTTATGTTCATAACTTATTACAAATAGTGAAAGAAGAACAATTAAAAAGTGGATTTTCTAATTATTTACACGATGAAATACTACAAGACATATTAGCTGTTAAAAATATGATGAACAAATCTAGCAAAAAAGAAATTCATGACATGATCGTAGCGACACTGGACAACTTAAGTCATACAATACGCAATGAAATGCAGGAGTATCATCCAACTCTATTAAAAACACTTACATTAAAAGAAAATTATCTTAATTTACTCAAAATGATACAAAAAAAATATGAAATGAAACATGTTAATATATCATTTACGTGTAATGACGACTTGTTTTTAGTAGAACCCTATCATCTTGTCGTATATCGAATTTTAAAAGAACTAGTAACGAATGCATTCAAACATTCAAATTGTTCACAGATACATTTACATTTAACACAACAAAATGGTGAAATAAAACTTATTGTGAAAGATGATGGTAAAGGTTTAACAACTACCGAAGCAGACATACTAAATGGTCATAAAGGATTGCATTCAATTAAAGAACAGCTACTTTTATTAAATGGTGAAATGACCATTTCAAATAGCACTCCTTCTGGTTTATGCATTACTATTTTTATTCCGATGAAAGGAGACGATTCCTATAAACATTTTATTAATAGATGA
- a CDS encoding response regulator transcription factor, with product MNILLIDDHALFAKSLEIALEDYPEIDAFHSLQNIKNVITIINQFKPDIILLDINLSNISSEDGLEVAKMILDNKCNTKIVILTGYDLPVYQYEAQKLGVSGFINKNILPEVLVQILSDINKGALHFPTSTEIIEELTHSEKQILQLLCDGYKRKEIASMLYASERTISNHIQHVFDKLNVSSSLEAVTKGIKLGYIQPNY from the coding sequence ATAAACATTTTATTAATAGATGATCACGCTTTGTTTGCAAAAAGCTTGGAAATAGCCTTAGAAGATTATCCTGAAATAGATGCCTTTCACTCATTACAAAATATCAAAAATGTCATTACAATTATCAATCAGTTTAAACCAGATATTATCTTACTAGATATTAATTTAAGCAATATCAGTAGTGAAGATGGTTTGGAAGTAGCTAAAATGATTTTGGATAATAAATGTAATACAAAAATAGTTATATTAACAGGTTATGATTTACCTGTTTACCAGTATGAAGCGCAAAAACTAGGTGTTAGTGGTTTTATTAATAAAAATATTTTACCTGAAGTATTGGTACAAATATTAAGTGACATTAATAAAGGCGCACTTCATTTTCCAACCTCTACAGAAATAATTGAAGAATTAACCCATAGTGAGAAACAAATTTTACAATTACTATGTGATGGCTATAAGCGAAAAGAAATTGCTTCTATGTTATACGCTAGCGAACGTACAATTTCCAATCACATTCAACACGTATTTGATAAATTAAACGTTTCCTCTTCTTTAGAAGCTGTCACAAAGGGAATAAAATTAGGTTATATTCAGCCCAATTATTAA
- the mntA gene encoding manganese ABC transporter substrate-binding protein/adhesin MntA produces MKLKNILLSVICIFVFALTACSSNTNGKEEGSGKLKVVTTYSIIYDMVKQIGGDKVEIHSLVPIGANPHEYDPLPKDVMKMTDADMVFYNGLNLEEGGAWFKKLLKTANKSEKDAPVYKVSEGVEAIYLETKGLEKEPDPHAWMNIKNGIIYAENVKKALIKEDPKNKELYTKNADKYVAELQKLHDETVNRIHQIPEEKRFLISSEGAFKYFGKAYGIKTGYIWEINSENQGTPDQIRDVVSLIQTNKVPALFVETSVDRRSMETVSKETNVPIAGTIFTDSLGKTGEDGDTYLKMMKWNIDTIINGLQK; encoded by the coding sequence ATGAAATTAAAAAATATTTTATTATCGGTAATTTGTATTTTCGTATTTGCATTAACAGCGTGTTCTAGTAACACAAATGGAAAAGAAGAGGGTAGTGGAAAATTAAAAGTTGTAACAACATACTCCATTATATACGATATGGTGAAGCAAATTGGTGGTGATAAAGTTGAGATTCATAGTCTTGTTCCAATTGGAGCTAACCCGCATGAATATGATCCACTACCGAAAGATGTTATGAAAATGACAGATGCAGATATGGTGTTTTACAATGGATTAAACTTAGAAGAGGGCGGCGCATGGTTTAAAAAACTATTGAAAACGGCAAATAAATCAGAGAAAGATGCACCGGTTTATAAAGTAAGTGAAGGTGTAGAAGCTATTTATTTAGAAACAAAAGGATTGGAAAAAGAACCAGACCCACATGCTTGGATGAATATTAAAAATGGTATTATATACGCTGAAAATGTGAAGAAAGCATTAATTAAAGAAGATCCTAAAAATAAAGAGTTATATACTAAAAATGCCGATAAGTATGTAGCAGAACTTCAAAAATTACATGATGAGACGGTAAACAGAATTCATCAAATCCCTGAAGAAAAACGTTTCTTAATCTCTAGTGAAGGTGCTTTTAAATATTTTGGAAAAGCATATGGTATTAAGACGGGATACATTTGGGAAATAAACTCAGAAAATCAAGGTACACCAGATCAAATTCGAGATGTTGTAAGTTTAATTCAAACAAACAAAGTTCCGGCTTTATTTGTCGAAACAAGTGTAGATCGACGTAGTATGGAAACTGTTTCAAAAGAAACAAACGTACCAATTGCAGGTACAATTTTTACAGACTCACTAGGTAAAACAGGTGAGGATGGAGATACTTACTTGAAAATGATGAAATGGAATATAGATACCATTATTAATGGGTTACAGAAATAA
- a CDS encoding metal ABC transporter permease — MKIVEFIDALMQYGFLQKALLTSVMVGVICGVIGCFIILRGMALMGDAISHAVLPGVALSYMIGMNYFIGAVLTGVITAVGIGFVSQNSRIKHDMAIGIMFTSVFAIGIILITFMKSSSDLYHILFGNVLSVRSSDMWMTLIIGVVIIGLVILFYKELLVSTFDPTMAQSYGLPNKWIHYGLMILLTMVTVASLQTVGIILVVAMLITPAATAYLLTNRLWVMIYLAAGIGALSSVVGLYFSFSYNLASGATIVLVATFLFALAFFFSPSQGLFWRAIKIRKNRAELS, encoded by the coding sequence ATGAAGATTGTAGAATTTATAGATGCATTAATGCAGTACGGTTTTCTGCAGAAAGCGTTATTAACTTCCGTTATGGTAGGAGTTATTTGCGGTGTAATTGGCTGTTTTATTATTTTACGAGGTATGGCTTTAATGGGAGATGCAATTTCACATGCTGTTCTTCCAGGCGTAGCCCTTTCTTATATGATTGGTATGAATTATTTTATAGGGGCGGTTTTAACAGGGGTTATTACTGCTGTTGGAATCGGATTTGTAAGTCAAAATAGTCGAATTAAACATGATATGGCGATAGGGATTATGTTTACATCTGTTTTCGCTATAGGGATTATTTTAATTACCTTTATGAAGAGTAGTTCGGATTTGTATCATATTTTATTCGGGAATGTTCTATCAGTTCGCTCTTCCGATATGTGGATGACACTTATTATTGGAGTTGTCATTATTGGTCTTGTGATTTTGTTTTATAAAGAACTACTCGTATCCACTTTTGATCCAACGATGGCACAAAGTTATGGATTGCCGAACAAATGGATTCATTACGGTTTAATGATTTTACTTACAATGGTTACAGTTGCTTCATTACAAACTGTGGGAATTATTCTAGTTGTCGCTATGCTTATTACACCAGCGGCTACAGCGTATTTATTAACAAACCGTTTATGGGTCATGATTTATTTAGCTGCAGGAATTGGTGCACTTTCATCTGTAGTAGGGCTATATTTTAGTTTCTCTTATAATCTTGCTTCAGGTGCAACAATTGTTCTCGTTGCAACATTCTTATTCGCCTTGGCATTCTTTTTCTCGCCATCACAAGGTTTATTTTGGAGAGCTATTAAAATTAGAAAAAATAGAGCAGAGTTGTCATAA
- a CDS encoding metal ABC transporter ATP-binding protein, with protein MDEAIIVKDLFVSYQGNQVVQNVSFDIEKGKLVGIIGPNGAGKSTLMKAVLNLIPSDKGYVQVLGEDIRSARKHVAYVPQRSDIDWDFPITVLDVVLIGTYPSLGMMKRPKKEHRDWAFECLKKVGMEEFKNRQIGELSGGQQQRVFLARALAQKAEIFFLDEPFVGIDVTSEETIIKILRELRKEGKTIVVVHHDLSKAESYFDKLLLLNKSLIHYGEVRQVLEPTVMSKAYVNHGILFNNAAEVHSS; from the coding sequence ATGGATGAGGCTATAATTGTCAAAGATTTATTTGTATCTTACCAAGGGAATCAAGTAGTTCAAAATGTTTCCTTCGATATTGAAAAAGGGAAGCTCGTTGGAATTATTGGTCCAAACGGTGCGGGGAAATCTACTTTAATGAAAGCTGTTTTAAATCTAATTCCAAGTGATAAGGGATACGTTCAAGTTCTTGGAGAGGATATTCGGAGTGCTAGAAAGCATGTTGCATATGTACCGCAAAGGAGTGATATAGATTGGGATTTCCCAATCACAGTTTTAGATGTGGTGCTAATTGGAACATATCCATCTTTAGGGATGATGAAAAGACCGAAGAAAGAGCATCGAGATTGGGCTTTTGAATGTCTAAAAAAAGTCGGTATGGAGGAATTTAAAAATCGTCAAATTGGTGAGCTTTCAGGTGGACAACAACAACGTGTCTTTTTAGCGAGAGCATTAGCACAAAAGGCAGAGATATTTTTCTTAGATGAACCGTTTGTTGGAATTGATGTAACAAGTGAAGAGACAATTATTAAAATTCTTAGAGAATTACGTAAAGAAGGAAAAACAATTGTTGTTGTACATCATGACCTAAGTAAAGCAGAGTCCTATTTTGATAAATTACTATTATTGAATAAGAGCTTAATTCATTACGGAGAAGTAAGGCAAGTATTAGAACCAACTGTTATGTCAAAAGCGTATGTAAATCATGGCATATTGTTTAATAATGCAGCGGAGGTACATTCATCATGA
- a CDS encoding DJ-1/PfpI family protein, which yields MKIQIVLFDGFGELVSFAPFEVLKRAIEEGAPFTVELVSSERKQEVTTSFGVTVTLHDFLRMDNRPDLLIVPGGGWNHKAEHGARKQAELGTLTKMIRDMHNEGTIVTGVCTGGMLLAASGILNDKKATTHHLAQSEMSEYGAELLPYRIVDQGNVITARGVTSGLDLGLWITERFASPKIAAAVENRMEYELRGVVWK from the coding sequence ATGAAAATACAAATTGTATTGTTTGATGGTTTTGGAGAGCTTGTCTCTTTTGCACCTTTTGAAGTATTGAAAAGAGCGATAGAAGAAGGGGCTCCGTTTACGGTTGAACTCGTATCAAGTGAACGAAAACAAGAAGTTACTACCTCGTTTGGAGTTACGGTTACACTACATGATTTTTTACGAATGGATAATCGCCCAGATTTGTTAATTGTACCTGGTGGTGGCTGGAATCATAAAGCTGAGCACGGGGCACGAAAGCAAGCAGAGCTTGGTACTCTGACTAAAATGATTAGAGATATGCACAACGAAGGAACGATTGTTACGGGAGTTTGTACTGGAGGTATGTTACTAGCTGCATCCGGTATATTGAATGATAAAAAGGCAACAACGCATCATTTGGCGCAGAGTGAAATGAGTGAATATGGAGCAGAACTTCTTCCTTACAGAATTGTAGATCAAGGGAATGTTATTACTGCAAGAGGAGTTACTTCAGGACTTGATTTAGGACTTTGGATCACGGAAAGATTTGCAAGTCCTAAAATTGCAGCTGCTGTTGAAAATAGAATGGAATACGAGCTGCGAGGTGTTGTTTGGAAGTGA